The following proteins are co-located in the Apium graveolens cultivar Ventura chromosome 5, ASM990537v1, whole genome shotgun sequence genome:
- the LOC141659965 gene encoding uncharacterized protein LOC141659965 has translation MDGENQNNNENQGNNDEGGNVFDQLAETLAVLVNQQPKPNIVSQFKRLNPPAFDGATDPAIVEMWIQEMEKAFGLLGSNEEQKVTLAVYQLQGSAYDWWLMEKRKNETTNLEENHEPYTWAKFKKALEDKYFPRTVRLQKERDFIRLQQGGRTVIEYEAEFAKLAKYASTLVADESSRARRLEEGLRSDIRNSVASFELQTYEAVLNKALVIERGLAESEKASGSWNKRRFTQTSGQSFQGGPLKKPHVYDNIGGQGDRETCTRCGKNHPDKVCRWNTGACFHCGEVGHKISNCPHNPPPPPRKEADNKMGKGRVFQLTGNDNYRN, from the coding sequence ATGGATGGAGAAAATCAGAACAACAATGAAAATCAGGGCAATAATGATGAAGGAGGAAACGTCTTTGACCAGCTGGCTGAAACTCTAGCTGTACTTGTGAATCAGCAACCGAAGCCCAACATCGTCTCTCAATTCAAGCGTTTGAACCCGCCAGCTTTTGATGGAGCTACAGACCCGGCTATCGTTGAGATGTGGATCcaagagatggaaaaagctttcGGACTTCTGGGGAGCAATGAGGAACAGAAGGTAACCTTAGCTGTGTACCAATTGCAAGGAAGCGCTTACGACTGGTGGCTTATGGAAAAGAGGAAGAATGAGACGACAAATCTTGAAGAAAATCATGAACCGTACACTTGGGCAAAGTTCAAGAAGGCTTTAGAGGACAAGTACTTTCCGAGAACAGTTCGTCTGCAGAAAGAGAGGGACTTCATTCGACTTCAACAAGGTGGAAGAACCGTCATTGAATACGAAGCAGAATTTGCAAAGCTTGCGAAGTACGCGTCGACCCTAGTAGCAGATGAGAGCAGTCGAGCACGAAGATTAGAGGAGGGACTTCGAAGTGACATCAGGAATTCAGTGGCGTCGTTTGAACTTCAGACGTACGAGGCTGTCCTCAACAAGGCGTTAGTGATCGAAAGGGGCTTGGCAGAATCTGAAAAGGCGTCTGGCAGTTGGAATAAGAGGCGGTTCACTCAAACTAGTGGGCAATCTTTTCAAGGGGGACCACTCAAGAAGCCACACGTGTACGATAACATCGGGGGTCAAGGTGATCGAGAGACGTGTACCAGGTGCGGCAAGAATCATCCGGACAAAGTCTGTCGTTGGAATACAGGTGCTTGTTTTCATTGCGGAGAAGTAGGACATAAGATTTCGAATTGTCCGCACAATCCGCCACCGCCACCAAGGAAGGAAGCAGATAACAAGATGGGCAAAGGACGTGTGTTTCAGCTGACAGGAAATGACAACTATCGCAATTAA